The Lycium ferocissimum isolate CSIRO_LF1 chromosome 8, AGI_CSIRO_Lferr_CH_V1, whole genome shotgun sequence DNA segment tctccctgtacctgcgagcatgaacgcagccctcCGAGCAATgaggagtcagtacgaataatgtaccgagtatgtaaggcataagaacaacacataaacataagaatcatggataagatctgaactcataactGAAATGACTGACTACATGAACTTGTAcgaactagtatctgcctaaatctgcataaatctgCATAACTGagaatgcctctgtgggcacataatatgcatgctcatacctatcaatgatgcgtgcatctatatgagtgcgtatataacgcctgatgtatgtgcgtatataacacctgtaagcctctatggcatcacGTCATATCCTATTAgctcctctgtggccataatcaatatcatcatgatagtagtaatgcgtatataacgcctatatctcttctcatactttacatatatctaatattcgcgtatataacgcctgatatgagtgcgtatataacgccttctagtcacgggtcaatatacataatatataatgaatgtaaatgcatgaataaactgtatgcaTAAAACTGGCTAtataagactggacccatgaacataaggattactcataaatggggtaaataaacatcaaagactgaagtactcctaatacttctaagagtagagtaatatggaaactcgcttactcgcttgttggatcatatcataggaacatgccaaaagaagaaaggaatgaccttaacataccttggagtaTCTCCAATCGCCCAACCTttacctcttgaacttgtaaatctacaattaaggtaacatagggcttaattaggctatttactttgcttactaaccatcctcaaatacgTATAAAGCTTAACgaactatagacaataatttgctttgtaagcttacaactctccaacttctcattcgatcccacatctgctacaatactcacatcaacaatgccaacacacacacacacacgcacacacacatatatatatgtatatatatatatatatatatatatagatatatgtaaacCGGCTTCTAATcgtctcttaaaataaccctaagtCACTATCTTGTCTTTCATCAACTCATCACCTCTACAACTATCCcctctttacttagaatcacGAAAACTCTTGATAGTCAACTTAAATAtgagggtagaaatcatttacatgcCTTGAGGTGttaagaatcccaagaatcacttcaacttcaactccataaactccacaacttgaagaaaccctagaagcaaccttcttcttcaccatctcgggtcTATGGGGTCCGGATCTTGTccaatcttcactaatatgatgaaaattattgggagagaatatcttagggtttttctaatttttgaagaaggaaaatatgaaatagggtcgtggaccacctatttatacttgggaGCCAAAAAGGCTACGGCCGTCCCCCGTTCGACGCAAGCCGGGTGTTGCCGCCCGTCGACGCGCTCGACAACCGTCGACTTGCCCCGTTGACTCCGTGCCTCTGGCATGCACGGCCGCGGATCTGTCGACGCCGCactttgacggtccgtcgaataTGCCGACGACCCGTCcacgatgactggtgtcctgcagaTTTTCTGAttagttcagatcgcgtcgattcaattcattcaacttctaactctgtaaATTGACAGGAATATCTAATGGTACCCTCGTACACAGGCTAAgacattttcttcctccaaattcgtgctcgggtctctattccaagggcatacccgactaggaaaccatggGTTCTACTACTACaaacacgaggggtgtaacatgcTCTATGACGGACTAAAACGGTGTTTGCAATAACAAAGATCTAAGGCCTCTGCCTTGGGCTTGCTCAGAAATGAGCAACAAAAGGCCCCACCACATCCAGTCTGAGATCCCCCTCTCACACTCTGAGACCTATCTCTAACTGCCTGGGATCCACCACTAGAACCCTGAGAACCACCTTGGCCTGACTGAGCTCCGCCCCTCTGAGAAGTACCACCTCGACCACTAGACGATGTCGGAGTCCTTTGTGGCTGATAATCCCATCTGGGTCGGGAACACCTCCTAGCAATATGTCTAACCTCTCCACATGAAAAACAGATCAGAGGGGACGAAGGCTGATGAATTGAAGCCGAGGACTCGGATAAAACAACCCTATCTACTGGTCGAGAAAATgaactctcaggagctctctaTCTGGGTGGCTCACTGGAGAAAACCTGCAAGGCTGAGTGGACAGGGCGGCTGGAATATGGCTGATACGGCCTAGAAGGCTGACCGGCACCCCTCAAACTAGAGCCACCATAACTCCCAGTCTGATGCGGTCTCTTGTCACCACTACCTCAAAATGCACTGGCCTTAGCGGCCTCAACGAAAGAAGCATGCTCGacgatggactggaaggaagcccccattgcctccatctgaaggcaaggaatctgaAGAGGACCGACTAACACTACCAAAATGCCTAATCCTGTCAGGCTCAGTAGGTATCAAGGGGGTGGAATAACGGGCCAAATATAGATAACGAGTCATATAGGCCTCCACAGTCACGTCCCTCTACTGTAGATGTAGAAACTCCTCTCTACGAACCTCTCTCAAAGACCGGGGCACATATTTCTTAAAGAAGGCCTGGTAGAACTGAGTGCAAGTCAGGGGAGGGAACTCTCATGGTTGCAAGCCACAAAATACCTCTACCAAGTTTTCGCGTCGCAACGAAACTAgtaggacacatagtcaactccATGGGTCTCCACGATTCCCATCCTAtgcagcaactcatgcatatccaggatgaactcataagcatcctcagaaGGAGTACTCGAAAACCTCGGCGGCTCTAACTTTCTGAACCTCCCAATAAGATCTTGATTAGATGCGGTCATAATAGCGCCCTCTATGCGTATAAGATCATCTCCGGGAGTGGGTACAGCATCAATACGGGGAGCCATAGCTGCAGCGGGGTAAGTTACTCGAGTAGGTCCCTTCTCAGGGGTCTGCGCCCCCAATCTACTCTGTGAACCTCCACCAGGAGTAGTAACACCAGCGGCAGCCTTCTGGGCATCTAGATGAAGTAAGACCCTGGCCATAGTATCCTACATGGCCTGATCAGAAGTAACCTCCGGCTGTATCCGTGCTAGCCCAGCACCAACCCCTGCGGCTTAGTCTCGATCCTGCTGATACTCAAGCCCTGGAGATGGAGATCTCTCGTGCCGCTGTCCTACCGTAGGAGCCCTGTCCGACTGGGGCAGCCCCGCTGCCACTAGCCCTGCCGCATCCTCGGGCTGTTACTCTCCCTCAGGTGCTAGACATAGCTGCGGGCTCTGGCACCTGACCTCGAGCTATAGTAGCTTGAGTCCTCACTATCTGTGAGAGAacagataagagtcagataccaatttgattgttctagataccaattagaataaaatagcacgaaaaaatgaaagaaaatgagatttcctaaatgccctatagcatCTCGTAGATAaatacggagctcatcgtactgatccacgagactctactagacacgctcttgtattatagatcgagtaacctagggctctgataccaacttttcacgacccaatttggctaagccgtgtgggcacttacctttcccagctcgataagcgaaccctcaacccaacaaaaataaaagcataaataattaaatcaattaagcggaagagaataatcacgtaagtcttacgataataaaatagaaaaagcgcaaaaataagaaaatacacccaGGTtctggtctaagccatacaagagcatgtAGAATTTGAAATATACAATTCTGGAAACATAATACTACATCAAATCGgtatatgtctcagaatggaaaagaaagacataaataaggagGAGTCTTTAAAGCAGCGGGCATCTCGTGCTCGTCACAGCCAGACTCGGCCGGTCCGAGAAGAATTCCACAGCCACGAGATACGGAAGAAGACCCGAGCCTGAACTCAGACTCTCATAAAGAATGCGCAGTACGGCATCAgcacaaaaccacagtactagtaagtatcataggccgactaagtatagctaacacaattcagacaataaagcaagataggcagataaactaacaagtataagtcaaacataaacGGAACTAAGTACACGCCATCACCTAGGtagaagcatctaaacccaagtgtacCAGGTCTCAGTATATCCAATCagaaaccaacatcacaagtaaaacaccagatcatcacaatatatgcCATGGTGCAATCCAATATAAGCCAACAATATCAAGGAaaactacacaagtcatatagaactctatcctcgtattaACATCATTATAGCAAGGTACTACAATACCACCATCACGATGGAACAACAGTCCCCAATGCCTACTATCAACACGTGGTATCAAGCCAATAACGATAGAGCAATCAAGTcataacacaacggggtggctaacccctatcacacaacatggcccaacctaagacaatatccaacccaacttcatacccgaaggtttacaaaCTGTCTccaataatatcatctaaatatatgcttcgctccacgaagtctcaccaagggtaagccataatctacttggatggccgaacaacaatacaccaacaatcactcattagccttgcccttccgctgagcctcaagatcaagaaagtctaggcatatttaaaatctagattagaaatcataaagatcGATGCTTATATTGCTGTCATTCAAgttaggtcaaaaccaacctTAGAAGCTGGGAAAACGGGGCCCAAAAGGTCAAAACAGGAAATTAGGGggtaaaatatccaattaaacactaggtgatcaaaacccatcactaattgctaaattaactcaaggattcatccaatttcaaaatccaagcaaaacctccaattttgggtataaatcctTACTCTTAGACTCAAGGATTCAagactaataatggaagatacaTGATTAACAACTTTaaatacatcataatctagcataaacccaataaatttcatcatttaaaagcctGGGTAGactatccatttaatccactttttatctttcattactaaggaactaacaaggaaagagagattctaagatgattaggaataatgactTCGTAAGGAGATTAGCAGAACTTAACCCCAAGAATTTTCCCCAAGAATCTTGTAGAACTGTTCCAAAGAGCATAATTTTCGGAATGGTAAtgaatgatagactaagggcttttaatacacacttaatgaaaataacaggcccgatacCGTTATGGCGACATCGGGACTGCCACGGCGCCACTACCCCGACGTCCTCTCAGATCGTCGGGACAGTAGGACCAAATGAAGCCTGGCTACCCCAGCGGCTATCCCATCGCTATGGCAGTGCCgctggtgtcacgacccaaccccgtaggccgtgactagtgcccgatctgggcacccagacATATCTAGCAAACACTATCTCAAACATAACGAACGATCAAATATATAAcgaagccgataaggctatatttcaaatttagataatttcccgaaaatttcggcgagagtttcctttattttatggACTAACCAAATAACCACCGCACCacgtaaaaataccaacaaaggccacacaggccAACAAAAGATCATATACATAAGCGGACCGGTCGCGCAAGGAACGGGATCGCCAACACACCgtatacaaacacaatcatacggaagtaggcacaacccacaaaatatgtccacgAGACCTCTGCACGGACGGTATtgcatcatatgacgggacgtggccccgccgtacccaaatagtccaaatatacataaggatAAACATGacagaatatataccaaaacgtACGCTCCGATCAAAGGAGCATAACCCAATATAGCAGAGCGTGGGTCATAGcgtggaggatcaccaacgtcCGTGCCAGAAAGCCAATTTGAAGAAAGGGGGGCGAAGCGGGAAAAGGTCCCAGTATGAAACGTGGGGCGGGGGTTCCAAAACACGGGCNNNNNNNNNNNNNNNNNNNNNNNNNNNNNNNNNNNNNNNNNNNNNNNNNNNNNNNNNNNNNNNNNNNNNNNNNNNNNNNNNNNNNNNNNNNNNNNNNNNNaataaaatggaaaaattaaaaaggagGAACTAAAATATGCTATTGGTCACTTTATTATAACTAAAACATAATTAgccttttaattaattttaaaacacGACTAATTGCGTAGACAGACTTATTTTGCAAATATGGCATTAATGTAAACAATTAAATAACTAAATccaatttgcaataatgaccctCTAGTgattaattaacctaattaaGTACTAAACACAATTTATTAATATCAACAGATTATGCAAACACACAAAattagagattttttttttaatcaccaCTAAGTATCTTTAGTGGagaatattttattaatataatattaaaggAAAGATAACAAAACGTTCAGAGAAAGTGAAAAgacaacaaaatgaaaatagaaaatccTCTCTTCTCTTCGACCTTGATTAAGAAAGTTCTCCAATTGCATCAACTTGCCGGAGCAGTCACTGGAGTCTTCACCTAGAGGATTGTAAGTTGATTTCTCCGCTGCGGAAGCACCCCTTCGCACCCTTGAGCTCTTATCGGATGCCGTGATTCGTTCGATATGGAGTTGAATCTCAGAGTAAATCAACTTTCTTCCTTTTAGGTAAACACTTAATCTGAGCTCTTCCTTCTAATTTAAGCTTCCAAGATTGAGAATTGAGTAGATCTTTAGCCAACTAGAAAACCCATTTCATATGAGACTTTTTTATACTGTTGTAGATCTTATACtctttgttgtactcttttgtatgttggttgggttgtcttTAATGTGAAAATCCCCTTTCAACATGAATCTGAGAGGGAGTCTCCTTATCAATCAGGATGGATCCCTATCTCTCTCAACTGTAACCCTTCCTTGTCTGTAGCTCTAGAATATATGCGATTGTATTGCATCATTTGTTTCCCATATTTTGATAAGTCTTCAATGGAATGAGCTAATGCTAATACCACCATTAAAAGTTTTACCAATCTATGAGATTCAAATTCAGACAGATACATCATTGCATCCATAGTTCTTAGCATTACAAAATCTAATATTAGGGACCTGATGCTTGTAAAGATTTAATAGCCTCCTTCCTGCACCGTGCAACTTAGCAAATGATGAGAAGCTAGAAGTACCTTGCCTCCAATTTCAATAGCATTTCTTCTCTTCCACAATTGCCAAGTGATCATAATTGGTACAGCTTGTAGGATTGATTTGAACTTCTCTGCCCAATCAATTTTCCACCATGTTCTAACCACTTGATGAAGCTGGACTAAATTCAGTTGAATTCCTACTGCCTGtttaaatactttccaaaactGCAAGCAAATTGCCCTGTTAAGAATAAGTGCTGCATAGTCTCCTGTTCAGGATTGGTGCCACAATAGCATCTAGATACTACAGAGATATGCACTCTCTACAAATTATCATCAGTAGGAATCTTATGCTTCCATAGCCTCCAGAAAAAGAATGAGATCTTAAAAGGCACACCTTTAatccatatttttttaaagtcatcTTGTTCCTGATCCCTGTGTCTCAGAATGTTCCAAGCACTGTTAACTGTAAATTTTCCAGAGCTTGTTGGCATCCACCAAGGTCTATCCCAAGTCCTAATCAGCTGATCAATATATATTTCAAACCTAATATGATCCACAATGTCTACTGGAAAAGACAATTGTAATAATGGTTCATTCCAATGTCCATCCTGTACTAAATCAACCACATCCACCAATTCTTTATTGAGTGGGTAGTCAATAGGTGCCAAATAGTGTAAAGCACCCAATTTAGTCTAATTATCATACCACACACTAGAATATCCTCCCTTAATCTCCCTCCAGATATCATGTTCAACTGATTCCCTCACTTCAAGCATCTTCTTCCATACTTGTGTTCCTCCTTTCCATTGTACCACAGTAGGAACGATTTTCTTGCAATACTTATTCCACATGTAGTTGGTCCATAATGTTTCTGATGTTCTGAACCTCTACCATAACTTTGCAAACAAAGCATTAGACACatcaaataatgatttgaacccCAGTCCTCCTTCCTATGTGGGTAATCACATGTCCTGCCAAGCTGCCTAATGTTTGCTCCTACCCTCCTTATTATTACTCCAAAAAAACTTAGCAAAGATTGTgggatatcatttataacacactTAGGAGGGGACATAACTGACAGTAGATGAATAGGTAAACTTTGCAGTACACTTTTGATCAACACAGCCTTACCCCCATAGGACAAtaactttcctttccaagaatgCAATCTTCCCTTCACTTTTTTGATTGACTCAGAGTAATaagccctttttttttctggaaTGAAAGATTGGATACCCTAGATATGTGATAGGGAACTGTCCCTTTGTAAAACCTGTAAGTTCTTCCACTTCTTAAACCGCAGCATTGCCTATCTTAGaatacataaaaaatgaaattttaccTCTGTTAATCAGTTGATGAAGTCTGTTCATACTTCCTCAGAATTTGCATGATCTTCTTGAGAGAGTATGAATTTGCAGAGGTAAAAACTATTATATCATTTGCATATGCAAGATAATTCAATAAAGAAGTCCACTTTGGCATTCCATACCCCACATATCTACTATCTTCAAATAGAGAGTTCAGAGCTCTAGTTATGTGGGGCATTCCATACGCCACACATCTACTATCTTCAAATAGAGAGTTCAGAGCAAGGTGGTATGGATCACCTTGCTTTACCCCTCTAGTAGATTGAAAGAAACCTTTTGCTTGCCTATTTATCAAGATAGCCTACCAATTATTTGCAATAAGCCTTCTAATCATAATAATAAGGTGTTCTGCAAACCCCATCTCCTTAGCACATGCATAAGGTATTTCCATGAAACTCTATCATATGCCTTAGCCATATTAAGCTTAATTACAACATTGGCTGGTTTACCTCTCTTTCTGATAGCTGCAACAATCTCCTGAGTTAGGagtatattttcaaatatacttCTCCCTTTCACAAAGCCAGATTGATTTGAAGAAATCAATGAAAGAATTATGCTTTCCATCCTGCCATGTATAACCCCAGAAATCACcttgttgatgaaattagatAAGCTGATAGGCCTCATATATGAAATGTCTGAACTGATTGCTTCTTAGGAATAAGAACTAGGTTGGTGTGAGTAATTGACTTTGGAAGTTCCATTCCATAAAAAAAAGCCAGAACTATAGCATACACATCATTCCCAACAATATCCCAGCAATTTTTGATAGAAAATACCAGTAAAACTATTTGGACCACTTGCACTATCCCCACTCAATGCAAACACAGCCTTCTTAGCCTCATCCTTAGTAGGATATGCACATATAACTATATTTTTCTCATGACTCACCATTTTTGGAACATGCTGGAGAATCTCAAAATTATTAGAATCCTCCTCCTGAATGAATTGTTTCTGGAAGAAATTCACTGCTTCCTCTGATATTAACTCCATTGATTCCAACAAAGTACAATTATCATCTTGAATTCTGCTCAAATGAagtttcctcttctttctttcagaTGATTATGAAAGAAATTGGTATTTCTATCATCCTTTGCAAACTAGTTAAAACCTGCCCTTTGCTTCCAGTATTGTTCTTCCAgacttagatttttttttaactcagcTTGAGCTTTTTGCAGTACAATTTTGTTAACAATACTTGGATCCTCTTCAAATAGATCTTTTTTAATCTTTACCGCTTCCTCCCTTATTGCTACCTGCTTAAAAATGTCCCCATATGTTTCCCTGCTCCATACTGATAAGAATCTCTTCATATTCTTCAATTTCTACTTAAAAGCCAAGTAAGGAGATCCCACAAACTCTATTTCCAGTTCTGACTAACCAATGTTTGAAAAGATTCATGTTGAGTCCAAATGTTCAGAAACCTAAAAGGCTTCTGAATATTAACAGATTCTTTGCCGAAAGTCATTAATAATGGGGCATGATCTGATCCTATTCTTGATAGATGTTCAACTTCAATTTCTTTAAAAGTATCTTGAAATAGAGCATTAACAAAAATTCTATCAAgccttttaaaaatacaatccTCTGCTGATCTTCCATTCCACCATGTGAATAGACTACCTTTAAAACCAAGATCAAATAGTTCGCAAGAATTTATACAAAAAGCAAAATCTTCACATTCAGCTAATGTGACTGGTAGGCCCCCCAACTTTTCCTTCTGTAAtagaataacattaaaatcccCTCCAACTAGCCATGGCACCACCATATCAGTTGCTATTTGATAAATGTTATCCCATAGTTTAAGTCTTTCCTCTTCTTCACACTTAGCATAAACAAAAGTAGCAATCATTTCCTTTCCTGTGCCAAGATGATGTAGTCTCATAGTAATTTGTTGTTCTATATTCAACAAAACTTCCCGTTGCACTTCAAAGATCAATTAGAACCCATATCTTCCcattaacattagcaatagcagATTCCATCCCTAATCTCCTTTTGTACTTCTCCAAATGTCTGCAATTCTGAAATGGTTCCATTAAAGCTACAATAAAGCATTTGTGTTggttttgaatataaatgagtCTCCGAAAGGCCACTTTGGTATTAACAGACTTAATGTTCCATACTAAAGATTTAATCatcatttattctttgttgAGGCAGTCCTTTTTGGTATCAGTCTTTTGACTGGTAATGTCTCCTGTGTTTTAGACTTCTTTACACTTTTAACCAAAGCCTTTGGTGATAAATCTGCATCTCTGTCTATTTTGTGCAAGCTGTTTGCTCTGGTGCCACTTCCCTGCTCTTCTTCCATCCAATGTTTTTCCTCTATACACTGTTGTACCTCTGTCTCTATAACTTTGTGTGCCACTGTATTATTTAAAACATTATTTGGTTTTGATACTGCAACTTGAAATGACAACTGCTTATTCTCTGATTTCTGTGTAGAGTTTTGGATTTCCTCATCAGGCCTTGCTGGCTCTTGATATGTTGAAGGAGATATTGACTCATCATCTATCTGCTTGGTATTTTCTTCCCTTGTTACTTCAATGTATTTGTTGTCTTTTACACCCTTCACTTGAATAATTGATTGATCTTCAACTATATTATTGTTTGACTGCATTTCAGTATGTGATCCTGCCCCATCTGCTTCATCAGGAGATTTCCTTTGTAACTGCTGCTCAACCATGAGGTTGTTACCTTGCTTCAAACTATCAGTACTAAGGCCCTTATCTTCTTCTTGCACCTCTGAAAAAGATGCACAAGAAGAAATctccttattttccttttccctaTCTTTTTGTTGAATTTCATGATGTGCTCCCGAGGCTTGCAATTTATTAGAATCTCAACTAACTTCCTGGCTGATATCATTGTTACCCTTAGGTTCATCTCCTTCAACATCTTCAACTCTAATCccctatttttgttgttgtaatggcCCTACTGGATTtaccttttttggaattttttcaTTGCTCTCCTTCCTTTCATCCATTTCATCTTTGATGATTTAATACTCTTCCAAAACTAGCTTCAACCCATGCTTTTACTTCTTTCTCATCATTAACCTTGCTCTTCTTATCTGTTCTTCCTACTGTTTCATTTAATGCAGTAGGTGATATTTCTCCACTGGTGCTACTAGTCGTTTCCACTTCCTTCATTAACTTCTTGTTGCCTTCTTGCTCTAGATTGCTATCTTCTTCCTCATCATTTGCTAGAACATCAAACTTATTTTGTATTTGAACCTGGGATCCTATATCCTCCTTTGTTCTAGTAGTATCACTGATCTTTCCTTTATTCCTCCTTTCATCATTCTATTGCAT contains these protein-coding regions:
- the LOC132065975 gene encoding uncharacterized protein LOC132065975, whose product is MRLHHLGTGKEMIATFVYAKCEEEERLKLWDNIYQIATDMVVPWLVGGDFNVILLQKEKLGGLPVTLAECEDFAFCINSCELFDLGFKGSLFTWWNGRSAEDCIFKRLDRIFVNALFQDTFKEIEVEHLSRIGSDHAPLLMTFGKESVNIQKPFRFLNIWTQHESFQTLKLKNMKRFLSVWSRETYGDIFKQVAIREEAVKIKKDLFEEDPSIVNKIVLQKAQAELKKNLSLEEQYWKQRAGFN